In the Streptomyces sp. BHT-5-2 genome, one interval contains:
- a CDS encoding integration host factor produces the protein MALPPLTPEQRAAALEKAAAARRERAEVKNRLKHSGASLHEVIQQGQKNDVIGKMKVSALLESLPGVGKVRAKQIMERLGISESRRVRGLGSNQIASLEREFGGSGA, from the coding sequence GTGGCTCTTCCGCCCCTTACCCCTGAACAGCGCGCTGCCGCGCTCGAAAAGGCCGCCGCGGCTCGCCGGGAGCGCGCCGAGGTCAAGAATCGGCTCAAGCACTCCGGGGCCTCCCTGCACGAGGTCATCCAGCAGGGCCAGAAGAACGATGTCATCGGCAAGATGAAGGTCTCGGCCCTCCTGGAGTCCCTGCCCGGCGTGGGCAAGGTCCGTGCGAAGCAGATCATGGAGCGCCTCGGCATCTCCGAGAGCCGCCGGGTGCGCGGTCTGGGCTCCAACCAGATCGCATCGCTGGAGCGCGAGTTCGGCGGCAGCGGCGCCTGA
- the pyrF gene encoding orotidine-5'-phosphate decarboxylase — MSPRPSPDLRPSTTPSGRPLSLQPFGARLRRAMDERGPLCIGIDPHASLLADWGLNDDVAGLARFTRTVVEALGEQVAVFKPQSAFFERFGSRGVAVLETAVEEARERGALILMDAKRGDIGSTMSAYAEAFLRPDSPLFSDALTVSPYLGYGSLEPAVELARQSGAGLFVLGLTSNPEGAEVQRAVREDGRTVAATMLGHLAAENAGAAPLGSFGAVVGATLGDLSAFDLAINGPLLAPGIGAQGATPADLPTVFGAAVRNVVPSVSRGVLKHGPDAGALRTAAARCADEVRAAVA, encoded by the coding sequence ATGAGCCCCCGCCCGTCGCCCGACCTCCGCCCCTCAACGACGCCCTCCGGGCGCCCGCTCTCTCTTCAACCCTTCGGCGCGCGCCTGCGCCGCGCCATGGACGAGCGCGGCCCGCTCTGCATCGGCATCGACCCGCACGCCTCGCTGCTGGCCGACTGGGGCCTGAACGACGACGTCGCGGGCCTGGCGCGGTTCACCAGGACCGTCGTCGAGGCGCTCGGCGAGCAGGTCGCGGTCTTCAAGCCGCAGTCGGCCTTCTTCGAGCGGTTCGGCTCGCGCGGCGTCGCCGTGCTGGAGACCGCCGTCGAGGAGGCGCGGGAACGCGGTGCGCTGATCCTCATGGACGCCAAGCGCGGCGACATCGGTTCCACCATGAGCGCCTACGCCGAGGCGTTCCTGCGCCCGGACTCGCCGCTGTTCTCGGACGCGTTGACGGTCTCCCCGTACCTCGGCTACGGCTCGCTGGAGCCGGCCGTGGAGCTGGCGCGGCAGAGTGGCGCCGGGCTCTTCGTGCTGGGCCTGACCTCCAACCCGGAGGGCGCGGAGGTGCAGCGCGCGGTCCGCGAGGACGGCCGCACCGTCGCCGCCACCATGCTCGGCCACCTCGCCGCCGAGAACGCCGGGGCGGCGCCGCTGGGCTCCTTCGGCGCGGTCGTCGGCGCCACCCTCGGCGATCTCTCCGCCTTCGACCTGGCGATCAACGGCCCGCTGCTGGCCCCCGGCATCGGAGCCCAGGGCGCCACCCCCGCCGACCTGCCCACCGTCTTCGGCGCGGCGGTCCGCAACGTCGTCCCGAGCGTCAGCCGGGGAGTGCTGAAGCACGGTCCGGACGCCGGTGCACTGCGCACGGCGGCGGCCCGCTGTGCCGACGAAGTGCGCGCGGCCGTCGCATAA